In a single window of the Microbacterium sp. SL75 genome:
- a CDS encoding glycosyltransferase family 2 protein, with product MTTAPFDPKTATIVVVTYNRTHLLTRLLESIERMDPAPGHLVVIDNASTDDTTAVVESFRDRLPTELVYRRLETNTGGSGGFSEGMRTAYELGSEWIWLMDDDVEVVTDGLARMGHWTPRFRSIQGRRYDYDGSEFYWQYRVAESMAIPIPFAPAAFDDSGFKPMNSGCFEGMFIHRDIVAKIGLPDPRFFIYWDDQLYGWLASRQTPSVIVNEFVLRRTREIKQWDMGIRHMNASSDAYRYYIMRNRAYLQKYYRALGVYRALPFTLGTTLTFVKELIRLVVVEHKITGTSHLFRGLRDGRRILRDSSWKPMPPLEQSQPVG from the coding sequence GTGACCACGGCCCCGTTCGACCCGAAGACCGCGACCATCGTCGTCGTCACCTACAACCGCACGCACCTGCTGACGCGGCTCCTCGAGAGCATCGAACGCATGGACCCGGCGCCCGGTCACCTCGTCGTGATCGACAACGCCTCGACGGACGACACCACCGCGGTGGTCGAGTCGTTCCGCGATCGCCTGCCCACCGAGCTGGTCTACCGGCGGCTCGAGACCAACACCGGCGGCTCGGGCGGATTCAGCGAGGGGATGCGCACGGCCTACGAGCTCGGATCCGAATGGATCTGGCTCATGGACGACGACGTCGAGGTGGTCACCGACGGGCTCGCTCGCATGGGGCACTGGACGCCGCGCTTCCGCAGCATCCAGGGCCGTCGCTACGACTACGACGGCAGCGAGTTCTACTGGCAGTACCGCGTCGCCGAGTCGATGGCGATCCCGATTCCCTTCGCCCCCGCCGCCTTCGACGACTCCGGGTTCAAGCCGATGAACTCGGGCTGCTTCGAGGGCATGTTCATCCACCGCGACATCGTGGCGAAGATCGGCCTGCCCGATCCGCGCTTCTTCATCTACTGGGACGACCAGTTGTACGGCTGGCTGGCCTCGCGCCAGACGCCCTCGGTGATCGTCAACGAGTTCGTGCTGCGTCGCACCCGCGAGATCAAGCAGTGGGACATGGGTATCCGGCACATGAACGCGTCGAGCGACGCGTACCGGTACTACATCATGCGCAATCGCGCCTACCTGCAGAAGTACTACCGCGCGCTCGGCGTCTACCGCGCCCTGCCCTTCACGCTCGGGACGACGCTCACCTTCGTGAAGGAACTCATCCGCCTCGTCGTGGTCGAACACAAGATCACCGGCACGAGCCACCTGTTCCGTGGGCTCCGCGACGGCCGACGCATCCTGCGCGACTCCTCGTGGAAGCCGATGCCGCCGCTCGAGCAGTCGCAGCCCGTCGGCTGA
- a CDS encoding glycosyltransferase, which produces MTYTLQNAVLPLDRDPDLLPLYVDPETWSTIDEEPVRVTNVAQLSNILDRHRARIVAGRRVSFGTYFNAFPASYWQHWTGVRQVRLTVRTSGDATVLVYRSNGGGTKQRIETREVRGDAVATSFDLVLDQYSDGGWIWFDVAADRADAMFEGAEWTTEQEPVRGGKASIGVTTYNKPDYCVETLNALADSPDVLDVVDRVFIIDQGTDLVEAQDGYPAVAERLGDTLQVLRQPNLGGSGGFARAMVETLAREGSDFVQLLDDDVRIEPESIRRSVVFGRYASVPTIVGAHMFDLLDRPKLHAWAEVVDDAPFMWRALFQERLPHDFSVANLRQSPLLHMRLDADYNGWWMCLIPTSILREIGLALPAFIKWDDAEFCVRARDAGYPTVSMPGVALWHVSWLGKDDSIDWQAYFHARNRIVAALLHSRSPQGGTLIRHSRRVDLKHLMMMQYYPVELRHRALRDVLSGPDHMRANLATAMPDARTVAKKHPETVVHKDSGVPLRSRRGRQVFKRLKKHEFDSPTGLDLRTFTARTLVSHWFHTPKPENVSQPEVEFGKGDAHWWRVPLYDSALVSAADGSGKNIYTRDRALFRRMLVDSWKLHRRLQREWPRLSRQYRSALPDLVSEANWRATFEERP; this is translated from the coding sequence GTGACGTACACCCTGCAGAACGCCGTGCTGCCGCTCGACCGCGACCCCGACCTCCTCCCGTTGTACGTCGACCCCGAGACGTGGTCGACCATCGACGAAGAGCCGGTACGGGTCACCAACGTCGCCCAGCTCAGCAACATCCTCGACCGCCACCGCGCCCGCATCGTCGCGGGCCGTCGCGTCTCGTTCGGCACCTACTTCAACGCCTTCCCCGCCTCGTACTGGCAGCACTGGACGGGCGTCCGCCAGGTACGCCTGACGGTGCGCACCTCGGGGGATGCCACGGTGCTCGTGTACCGCTCGAACGGCGGCGGCACGAAGCAGCGCATCGAGACGCGCGAGGTGCGCGGCGACGCCGTCGCGACCTCGTTCGACCTCGTGCTCGATCAGTACAGCGACGGCGGCTGGATCTGGTTCGACGTCGCCGCCGACCGCGCGGACGCGATGTTCGAGGGCGCCGAGTGGACCACCGAGCAGGAGCCCGTCCGCGGCGGCAAGGCGAGCATCGGCGTCACGACCTACAACAAGCCCGACTACTGCGTCGAGACGCTCAACGCCCTCGCCGACTCCCCCGATGTCCTCGACGTCGTCGACCGGGTGTTCATCATCGACCAGGGCACCGACCTGGTCGAAGCGCAAGACGGCTACCCGGCGGTCGCCGAGCGCCTCGGCGACACCCTCCAGGTGCTGCGCCAGCCCAATCTCGGCGGCTCCGGCGGCTTCGCCCGCGCCATGGTCGAGACCCTCGCCCGAGAAGGCAGCGATTTCGTGCAGCTGCTCGACGACGACGTGCGCATCGAGCCGGAGTCGATCCGCCGCTCGGTGGTGTTCGGTCGGTACGCCTCGGTGCCGACGATCGTCGGTGCCCACATGTTCGACCTGCTCGACCGTCCCAAGCTCCACGCCTGGGCAGAGGTCGTCGACGACGCCCCCTTCATGTGGCGCGCCCTGTTCCAGGAGCGCCTCCCCCACGACTTCAGCGTCGCCAACCTGCGCCAGAGCCCCCTGCTGCACATGCGCCTCGACGCCGACTACAACGGCTGGTGGATGTGCCTCATCCCCACCAGCATCCTGCGCGAGATCGGCCTAGCGCTGCCCGCCTTCATCAAGTGGGACGACGCCGAGTTCTGCGTTCGGGCTCGGGATGCCGGCTACCCCACGGTCTCCATGCCCGGTGTCGCGCTCTGGCACGTCTCGTGGCTGGGCAAGGACGACTCGATCGACTGGCAGGCGTACTTCCACGCCCGCAACCGCATCGTCGCCGCGCTCCTGCACTCGCGCTCACCGCAGGGCGGGACCCTCATCCGGCACAGTCGACGCGTCGACCTCAAGCACCTCATGATGATGCAGTACTACCCGGTCGAGCTGCGTCACCGCGCCCTGCGCGACGTGCTCTCCGGCCCTGACCACATGCGTGCGAATCTCGCCACGGCCATGCCCGACGCCCGCACGGTGGCGAAGAAGCACCCCGAGACCGTCGTGCACAAGGATTCCGGCGTGCCCCTGCGCTCGCGCCGCGGACGCCAGGTGTTCAAGCGCCTGAAGAAGCACGAGTTCGACAGCCCGACGGGTCTGGACCTGCGCACCTTCACCGCGCGCACGCTCGTGTCGCACTGGTTCCACACCCCCAAGCCCGAGAACGTCAGCCAGCCCGAGGTCGAGTTCGGCAAGGGCGATGCGCACTGGTGGCGCGTCCCGCTCTACGACAGTGCCCTCGTGAGCGCCGCAGACGGCTCCGGCAAGAACATCTACACGCGCGATCGCGCCCTGTTCCGTCGGATGCTCGTCGACAGTTGGAAGCTGCACCGCCGCCTCCAGCGCGAGTGGCCCCGCCTGTCCCGTCAGTACCGCAGCGCCCTGCCCGACCTCGTCTCCGAGGCCAATTGGCGCGCGACCTTCGAGGAGCGTCCGTGA
- a CDS encoding O-antigen ligase family protein, whose protein sequence is MAMHTSHPVSALPSAPARETTGHLLLRAWCVFLLVLALGGVGLVNAVGPVATAVVVAATAVVSVVVWVVVRPPLAVRRLPWIAAGYLVWSTASVLWSAWPAASVLTLLLLWVTTLHALFVGAVLTWRDVVRAIASAAKWVVGLSVLFELAVSVIVRGPLLPGFVVPTEPAVAPWSRGALLTGGRIQGIFGDADLLAAVMLVAVIVFGVRLAVGAPRRALLVVWIVVAGFLFVRAESITGVIAAAFVALVLGTVLVMRTARRPGERTRWYLLYAAIGLGGGATLWFGRDTIFGVLGRGADLIGREGIWADVLARADRHPLIGWGFSTPWVTSEPLLGGWIVDRGQPVTQAHGMWLDTYLQLGAVGVALLALVYLAYLWRSWFFAVDRPRWDLRDDRPHSPLTLLPTLVGALLVVQGLTDSGPLLLWGWMFVILFGAKIKQTPLVGVGPSEQSISIERGELQRPTP, encoded by the coding sequence ATGGCGATGCACACGAGTCACCCGGTGTCGGCGCTGCCGTCGGCGCCCGCGCGCGAGACGACGGGGCATCTGCTGCTGCGGGCATGGTGCGTGTTCCTCCTCGTCCTCGCCCTGGGCGGCGTGGGTCTCGTGAACGCCGTGGGCCCGGTCGCCACCGCCGTCGTCGTCGCGGCGACCGCCGTCGTGTCCGTCGTCGTCTGGGTCGTCGTGCGCCCGCCCCTCGCCGTCCGGCGTCTGCCGTGGATCGCGGCGGGCTACCTCGTCTGGTCGACGGCGTCGGTGCTGTGGAGCGCCTGGCCCGCGGCATCGGTGCTGACACTGCTTCTGTTGTGGGTCACGACTCTCCATGCGCTGTTCGTGGGGGCTGTGCTCACCTGGAGAGACGTCGTGCGCGCGATCGCGTCGGCGGCGAAGTGGGTCGTCGGGCTCTCGGTGCTGTTCGAGCTCGCGGTGTCGGTGATCGTGCGGGGTCCGCTGCTGCCGGGGTTCGTCGTACCGACCGAGCCCGCGGTCGCCCCCTGGTCTCGCGGCGCCCTGCTCACGGGCGGCCGGATCCAGGGCATCTTCGGCGACGCCGACCTGTTGGCCGCGGTGATGCTCGTCGCGGTCATCGTCTTCGGCGTGCGACTGGCCGTCGGTGCGCCGCGCCGCGCACTGCTGGTGGTGTGGATCGTCGTCGCCGGCTTCCTCTTCGTACGCGCGGAGTCGATCACGGGGGTCATCGCCGCGGCCTTCGTCGCGCTCGTGCTCGGCACGGTGCTGGTCATGCGCACCGCGCGCCGCCCCGGCGAGCGCACGCGCTGGTACCTCCTGTACGCGGCGATCGGCCTCGGCGGCGGCGCGACGCTGTGGTTCGGGCGCGACACGATCTTCGGCGTGCTGGGCCGCGGTGCCGACCTCATCGGCCGCGAGGGGATCTGGGCCGACGTGCTGGCCCGGGCGGATCGGCATCCGCTCATCGGGTGGGGTTTCTCCACGCCGTGGGTCACCTCGGAACCGCTCCTCGGCGGGTGGATCGTCGACCGCGGGCAGCCGGTCACCCAGGCGCACGGCATGTGGCTCGACACCTACCTGCAGCTCGGCGCCGTGGGGGTGGCGCTGCTGGCGCTCGTGTACCTCGCGTACCTGTGGCGCTCGTGGTTCTTCGCGGTCGACCGGCCGCGCTGGGATCTGCGGGACGATCGACCGCACTCCCCCCTCACCCTGTTGCCGACCCTCGTCGGTGCGCTGCTCGTCGTGCAGGGGCTCACCGACTCCGGCCCCCTGCTGCTGTGGGGCTGGATGTTCGTGATCCTCTTCGGCGCGAAGATCAAGCAGACCCCGCTCGTGGGCGTCGGCCCGAGCGAGCAGAGCATCTCGATCGAGCGCGGCGAGCTGCAACGACCGACGCCCTGA
- the manA gene encoding mannose-6-phosphate isomerase, class I: MLIAISNTPRDYAWGSPTLIADLEGREPTGAPEAEVWFGDHPGSPAEVHDGSGRTLDEWLPAAASERGVPGKLPYLLKLLAAGAPLSIQVHPSKEQAARGFAREEEAGVPRDAGERNYKDDNHKPEVIVALSDTFTALAGLRDLERTRSLVDALGDAPAVRALRAHLAGDDALRSAIGWLLGGAERAEIEEIVDAAASAEAPGFAAELALTRSLHSAYPADPGIVVALMMNLVELRRGEAIFVPAGVLHAYVAGLGVEIMAASDNVLRGGLTPKHIDVAELLGLVDFRPAEPPLLRPTASGEGAEIFAPGIADFALGHLEAGGAGSLELRGIAIALGVAGETVLTGASGENIIVRPGEAALITPDESPLASDGGGEVFVAMPGA, encoded by the coding sequence GTGCTGATCGCCATCTCGAACACCCCCCGCGACTACGCCTGGGGCAGCCCGACCCTCATCGCCGACCTCGAGGGCCGCGAGCCCACCGGGGCGCCCGAGGCCGAGGTGTGGTTCGGCGACCACCCGGGTTCACCGGCCGAGGTGCACGACGGCTCGGGTCGCACGCTCGACGAGTGGCTGCCCGCCGCCGCGTCCGAGCGGGGCGTCCCCGGGAAGCTGCCCTACCTGCTGAAGCTGCTCGCGGCCGGTGCGCCGCTGTCGATCCAGGTGCACCCCTCGAAAGAGCAGGCGGCCCGGGGTTTCGCTCGCGAAGAAGAGGCCGGTGTCCCGCGCGACGCGGGCGAGCGCAACTACAAGGACGACAACCACAAGCCCGAGGTGATCGTCGCCCTCAGCGACACCTTCACCGCCCTGGCGGGGCTGCGTGATCTGGAGCGCACGCGTTCGCTCGTGGATGCCCTCGGCGACGCTCCCGCGGTGCGGGCTTTGCGCGCCCACCTCGCGGGTGACGACGCTCTGCGCTCGGCGATCGGCTGGCTGCTCGGGGGAGCCGAGCGAGCCGAGATCGAAGAGATCGTGGATGCCGCGGCCTCTGCCGAGGCGCCCGGGTTCGCCGCCGAACTGGCCCTGACGCGGTCGCTGCACTCCGCCTACCCCGCCGACCCCGGCATCGTGGTCGCCCTGATGATGAATCTCGTCGAGCTGCGACGCGGCGAAGCGATCTTCGTACCGGCCGGCGTGCTGCACGCCTACGTCGCCGGTCTCGGCGTCGAGATCATGGCCGCGAGCGACAACGTGCTGCGCGGGGGGCTGACCCCCAAGCACATCGATGTCGCCGAACTGCTCGGTCTCGTCGACTTCCGGCCGGCCGAGCCTCCGTTGCTCCGTCCGACCGCGTCGGGGGAGGGGGCCGAGATCTTCGCGCCGGGGATCGCCGACTTCGCGCTCGGCCACCTCGAGGCGGGCGGTGCGGGCAGCCTGGAGCTGCGCGGCATCGCGATCGCGCTTGGCGTGGCGGGCGAGACCGTGCTCACCGGAGCCTCGGGAGAGAACATCATCGTGCGTCCCGGCGAGGCCGCGCTCATCACCCCCGACGAGTCTCCTCTCGCGTCGGACGGCGGCGGCGAGGTCTTCGTGGCCATGCCGGGCGCCTGA
- a CDS encoding WhiB family transcriptional regulator, whose translation MATSQYRSGVPENWFVDPVDLGVPGVRRDIDSTEENTLAWQTDALCSQTDPEAFFPEKGGSTRDAKRICTSCDVKSECLEYALQNDERFGIWGGLSERERRKLKRRA comes from the coding sequence ATGGCGACATCGCAGTACCGGTCCGGTGTCCCGGAGAACTGGTTCGTCGACCCGGTGGACCTCGGTGTTCCCGGAGTCCGTCGCGACATCGACTCCACCGAAGAGAACACCCTCGCCTGGCAGACCGATGCTCTCTGCTCGCAGACCGACCCCGAGGCCTTCTTCCCCGAAAAGGGCGGTTCGACGCGCGACGCCAAGCGCATCTGCACCTCCTGCGACGTGAAGTCCGAGTGCCTCGAGTACGCGCTCCAGAACGACGAGCGCTTCGGTATCTGGGGTGGCCTCAGCGAGCGCGAGCGTCGCAAGCTCAAGCGGCGCGCCTGA